From the Lolium rigidum isolate FL_2022 chromosome 2, APGP_CSIRO_Lrig_0.1, whole genome shotgun sequence genome, one window contains:
- the LOC124689955 gene encoding Werner Syndrome-like exonuclease yields the protein MATSITANFGDGNYMVAFDEDDIFTTYTASGDTVNNWLSLIYRIHRRRLDRLIVGLDVEWRPSFTRGVPRGPVALLQICVGRRCLVFQILRADYIPDALHDFLEDDRFTFVGVGIHGDVGKLRHEYGLEVGSWQDLRYLAAEKLEKPALESAGLQTLVWEVMDVWPEKPRHVRVSAWDAPRLTAEQLMYACADAFMSFEVGRRLYDDDY from the coding sequence ATGGCGACTTCCATCACGGCGAACTTCGGCGACGGCAACTACATGGTGGCGTTCGACGAGGACGACATCTTCACGACCTACACGGCGTCCGGGGACACCGTCAACAACTGGCTCAGCCTCATCTACCgcatccaccgccgccgcctcgaccgCCTCATCGTCGGCCTTGATGTGGAGTGGCGGCCCTCCTTCACGCGCGGCGTCCCGCGTGGCCCCGTCGCGCTGCTGCAGATCTGCGTCGGCCGCCGCTGCCTCGTCTTCCAGATCCTCCGCGCCGACTACATACCGGACGCCCTCCACGACTTCTTGGAGGACGACCGGTTCACCTTCGTCGGCGTCGGCATCCACGGCGACGTGGGCAAGCTGAGGCACGAGTACGGCCTTGAGGTGGGGAGCTGGCAGGACCTGCGGTACCTCGCGGCGGAGAAGCTGGAGAAGCCGGCGCTGGAGAGCGCCGGGCTGCAGACCCTGGTGTGGGAGGTCATGGACGTCtggccggagaagccgcgccacgTGCGCGTTAGCGCCTGGGACGCGCCGCGGCTGACGGCGGAGCAGCTGATGTACGCGTGCGCCGACGCTTTCATGTCGTTCGAGGTCGGCCGGAGGCTCTACGATGACGACTACTAG